Genomic segment of Malus domestica chromosome 15, GDT2T_hap1:
tttgtttaaaaaatataaatgaagCAATAAATTTGGCATATCAGGTGGAATGAAAATATTGACAATATGTCAAATTACCTAATCAAccatcaaattgaaattttatgttttgaatttgaCGTCTCATTTGGAGATGTTTTAGGATAGTATTATCAACATATTTCTTTCTACCTTCTTCTACACACACTTCTCAATTTCTAACCGTCGAATCTATgaattgaatatgattaaatgacaaaaatagaAGTGGTACGTGGAAAGTAGAAAAGGCATGTGTGGACTTTTTTAGGATCAATCTGGAAGGATAAAAAAGCTAAAGCACCAATTTGAAAACACCTGAAACTTTTAAgtggtaaaaatgcaagtactcttttttcaatttttttgtctgTGAGGTGGCTGGTTCGCAGAGACGACGTGGCATCTCCCAACGAACCCGTCTGTTCTTCCTCTCGACTTTTTGTCGAATTCTCCGTCCCAAAAGCCGAAACATTTCCCTTCTCACTGAAACTTCTTGTTCTTCCGAATGGAATGTCCTTCGCCTCCACTACCTCGCTAGGGCTTTCCACCGTACAAAGCTCACTGAGGAACGCCGTTTTCTCGAAGAAGTCAAATTTCAGTCTCCCTCTACCCGCCGCCGCCGCATTAGGTTTGTTCTGCTGTCTACCTACTGTTTGGTTACCGAGAAAATCCAGTAAACTGAtttcatttttgaattttcagcCATGGACTGCGACCCGAATTGTACGCTGGTTTTGTGCGGGAAATCGCCGGCGGAGAACGAAGCTGCCAAGGCGCTGAAGAACAGCAACGCGCTGAAGCTCCCTGAGAGCACCGAGTTTTCGATTTTCTTACAATCGGAATCCGAAAGGCCGGTCAAGGAAGACGCTTTTGGAGTCGATTCGTTCATGAGCTCGCTATCTACCAGTCGGTTCGGCAGGTTCCTCCTCTGGTCTCCTCGCCTGCCTTCCACACACGACGTCGTTTCTAAGTAAGTTTTGCTGAAGACTGAATTTTTAGTTCTCTGAACTCTGAATTCAAGTGAATGATTATTTTCCGGATTGTGAATTCGAGGTTTTAGTTTGTTCTCAGGAATTTCTGTGAGCTGCCGGTCGGTGCTGTTTGTGTAGCTGATATTCAGTACAAAGGGAGAGGTTTGAAAACTACTTGGTGGTTGACTTTGATTGACTGATTATTGTATTGAATTTGCTGGAATTCAGTTTGTTCTGCGATTTCCGCAGGGCGGTCGAAGAATGTGTGGGAATCTCCCGAGGGTTGCCTTCTGTTCTCCTTTACATTGCAAATGGAGGATGGCCGAGTCGTGCCTCTTATACAGTACGTGGTTTCTCTTGCTGTCACAGAGGCGATAAAAGATGTTTGTGATAAAAATGTGAGTGCATTGTTCGTAACGAGTTTGATATAAAAAGGATTAAAAAGTTAACTTTGTCAAATTTATATGTGAGTTTATGTATATGACATGCATTGCTAGTAACTGTGTAGTGATTAAGTAAGATTTGTTGAAATTGGAATTCGTTAAGTAATAAGTATTCTATCGTATGTTTCTAGTTTGATACATTAAGAGGTTGCCTGATATGATCATCTTGACGTCGAGGTATAGATACCAGTTGTCGGTGGTACTTTTAACTACAGAAAGATTACATCACTCATATATACTAGCCGAACTGTAATAAACTGCACGAAGATAATTGTTGAGGCTCTGATTATAGTATATTTGGCTACTTGGACTGTGAACATTGCACATGATTGTTATATAACAATTTTGAAGTTAATATGCTGATGCTACAGTCCAGAATTTGATACACTTTGTGATGGGTGCATCTTCTGAATTTCAGGGCTTGCCATATGTTGATGTTAAAATAAAATGGCCAAATGATCTTTATTTAAGTGGCCTAAAAGTGGGAGGTATTTTATGCACCTCAACATATAAGTCGAAGCAGTTCAATGTCTGTGCTGGTAAGTAGTCTCATTCTCTGGGTGCTGATTAGCAGGTCTGATTGCAAATAAGCATGCTTTGAAACACCTATTGGCTGCTTCTTACTTTTCGATGGACCCTATTCCTTTCAAGTATTATATGAATGCCACCACCACAATAAGCACGCGTGCATTAATGGATATCAAAGAATAAATTCTATGCTGAAGATGACAAAGATTCTTTTGTTCTGTTCTTGCAGGTATAGGTTTGAACGTTGATAATGAGAAACCAACTACATGTTTGAATGCATTTCTTAGAGAATTGTCGGTTACGACATACAAATTTAGAAGAGAAGATGTTCTTGCCGCCTTCTTTAACAAATTTGAGATGCTATATGAAGTTTTTATAAATCAAGGTAAAAATTCATCACGTCAGTTATCAAAAATGTCATCTGATATATCAATTAGACTATTCCTTCATTTTGATTTTAATGCTTAATCTTACAGTTTCACCCCAACTATGTGTGTTGGTTCCTCTCTATCTAaactttttcttttatgtttcaaGCCAGCTAGAATATTCTGTATATCAACATTGAATTTTTTGCTTGATACCAAAATTTGAATTCCTTGGTTATACTGTCTCAATTATGAGACGGTTGTTCTTCCCTGTTGCTTAACAACTTAGTTTGTTTGCCGCATAGAAATATGAAAATACAGGGCAGACATAATTATTTGTTCTACAAAATTATCTAATCAATCTTGTTTACACAGTTTCTGTTTCATCTTTAAGCATGATAGAAAATATCCACCAAGTATGTAGGCTATGAAAATTAATGCCGCTCTTTTGGTTCATGTCATGCAGGATTCCAATCTCTTGAGGAGGTATACTATAGGACATGGTTACACAGGTAACACACTGACATGTAGATCTAGATTCTTCTATGGATTGTTATGGTTGAACTCAAGTTTGTAATTTTTCAGACTTAGACTTGTCTATGTTTAAAAGCAAAGAAGCCCTGTGAACGTTAGACCAAGTTTTCTGTGAATTTTGTCTCACTTGATACAAAATAACAATGCTACTCAATCTACAGAAGCCGTTTTCCGTCCTTTAATGATGGCCTCCTAATTTTCTTCTCATAAAGAAAGTACTGAATTTGTTCTTGTCATTCATCCCCGTAATAGTATTTTTCCACATCTGGTTACCACTGGGATGTGTGGTATATAAACATATGGGAAACCTTTCTTTTGCAAGCTGGTTTTGAAGGATAAGTGCTACCCATGGTTTTAACATGGTATCAACTATCGAGCAAGATATCTCAGGAATGGGTTGGGTTGTATCTTCCTCTTACGTATAAGGGGAGAGCCAGGTGTCTTATGCCCTTTCGCTGAGGGGGAGTTTCCCCTGGGTACTATTGGGATGCAGGGGACTCACTCCTTGTACACTAGTTTTCAAGAGCAGTTCTACTCATGAGATTGACAATAACAATAACACACCTTCTTCCGCAGTATCCATGTCCTTTGCATTGTACTTGGAATTTGTAAGCTTTGGTTTTTAAATGAACCAAGTGGTTTTATGCTCTTTCTATACGATGTGCTACCACTATCTAAACAATCAAATTAATTCATGTTGTCTTGCATTGCTCAGCTTCTCGACATCTTTATTATCTTACCGTCATAAAAACTTGGGCTGGTAGAAGGAGCAAGGATTTTTGTAATCTTGAGGCCTTtgcttcttttcctttttcgttgTAGATACAATATCTTAATTAAGAAAGATGAACCGGTATCCATGCATAAATAAATCAGTCAAGAGAAATGTGATCAAGCGTGTAGATCCAATTTGaacttaattttgttttggtaTCTGCAGCGGACAGAGAGTTATTGTGCAAGAAAAGAGTGAGGATCAAGTGGTGGAAAATGTGGTCACTATTCAGGTGTGGCAAACTAGACAGTTTTTAGATGACTCACTGGCTCACATTTTTGGATATTGTGTATACCCTTTCCTATGATAAACCTAACTAAAAACTTCTATTTCAGCCTTTTCTGGTTCAGACAGATTCAATCGTCAACTTTATGGataaattttttggttttgtttcaacAAAATTTGTTCATTTCCCTTTATTACAAAATTTAAACCTATTGGTTAAAAATGTTTGTTAATCCTTGATTTGAATGAGCTGACAAAAGATCTAGCCTAAAAATCATAAACTAGGAGGAAAGAACAATTACACCTCTTATGGCTGGCCCTATTTAAATGGATTACTCTGTAATTGACTGTCTTATGCTTAGATCCCTATCAAAAAATAGGAGGAAACTACAATTACACCTTTTATGGTTCCCTACCTTGACTGTCCACGTTAAAATCTCCCAACTTATTCACCATAAAAGAGCCATCCAAATACCCCATGACCACTATGAGCCAAGATATTTGCACTCACCATGTGAAGCGTTGATTGCCTCTTTGTCAAAGCCATGATGTGGCCGCCATTGCTGGACACCCCTTGATATGAGTGTAACTCCATCTTTGTACAACTGTGAATGATTGCAATGATAGAATAGAATGGCTTGAACAGGGGAAGAGGATAAGAATAAAATAGACATTTACATGCTTATTAATAGCATCCGTTAAGCAGACAAATTAGGAAACAGGTTATACCCTTGCAAATAGGATTGACCATAAGGGTGTTATACGGTTTGAGGTATGATTGTTGATTGTTGTCAATATTCTATATTTAGAACTAGGGTTCTCAAAAATCTTCAATTTGCAGGGTTTGACCTCATCAGGATATTTGTTAGCTATTGGTGATGACAATCAGATGTGTGAACTTCATCCTGATGGAAATAGGTACGTTTGCAGAAaagtgtttttttcttctttttggcaTGATATAATGTTGTTTAATTTAACTATAAAACTTTCATAAGCAGTGCGTGCAAAgtctttttttgtgttttttaataGTCTTAACGTATGcttttgaaagcttcatttgtAACTACTGGATAAACATATGGCAAGCAAGCTCTAAGGgtaaaaatgaacagtaatttCCTCTCACGTAAAGTTGCTAGCACAACTTCTCATTTTCTGGGCAAATGTGGTACCACAATTTAGAGCCATCAAAATTTCAACTTCAACCAAAGTGAACACTGTTTTGTCAAGATTTCTTTAAACCATTTCTGTCATTCAGGGTGGATACCTTGAACTTCTGAGACGCTTACTGGGGAGAGCTTTTTGGATTTGATGTTGGTTTTTGTAACTTTTGAAAGTTAGCGTATGAAAGAAAGTATCTATAAGTAGGTAATTTTCAATAGTAGAAATTCGTGGGATTATACCTGAAGGTAGGTTCATTGTTTTGTTGACATAttaatggattttatattactatCAGTTAAAGTCATGTCCTGGTTTGTTCCTAGTACCACATCATATAAAGCTATTTGTTTGAGATATCAAATGATGAAGATTTGGTTGTTGAAATATCCCACCCTTTTTGTATCTGTTGATTTGAAATTGTACCTCTGCTTTAATAGGTGACAATAATCATGTCAGGTTGCTTGGTCAAAATGACAGCAACTTGGCATCATGtccttttgaatttttgttttaccCTCCAAAGATGTAATACGGGTTCCACTCGTGTTTCATTTACTGTTCATTGCCGTCCAAACAGTCATTGTGATAACTTTCGCATGCATTTACCATATTTAAAGTGGCTCTGATTATATTTCTTACTTTATGTCCTCTTAATCATTGCCTTTGTATCTGTAATTATTCAGTATATGCATTCCTCTTAGTTGGGGCAGCATTGGTTGAACTTTTCACGCCTATATTTGCGCAATTTCATTAACTTGATTATGAAGAACAATACATATAAACATGCAAGTAACACTATAtattaaaaatgtaaaaagaaAGGTATTAGGAAACAACGGTGGTTTTGATGTAAAGTACTAGACGATCACTAAGAATTTCCCGGTATACATTTTGCCCTTTTTCTGATCAACTACCGTATTTATCCTGTATTCTTGCAATTTCATGGAGTGGTTTTACATTCACATGCTATAATTTCAGAAGCTTGTCTTGACATGTGCCTGGCTTTTTTTAACCAAAGCAATCATGATATTGTTTCCATTTGTCTATGTAGTTTTGACTTCTTCAAGGGATTAGTCAGACGAAAACTTGACTGAAGAAGATTCCGTGGCACTACCTTGCATCAGTGGCCACAATCTTGCTGCATCATGTGCACTGCTAAGGATGCTCTCGCCTTATCTTTTTTCGTATGTCCCAATACATaaatgattttctttttcctttttatccaCTTATTGTTTCGGTATAGATCTCGGTCAAACCTAGATCTGTATATCTTCCTTAATAATGTCAGAACTCATGGATTACAACCAATTCACTGTGTTTATTTTCTAACAAGATATGATTACGCTGAGTTGTGTCGTGATCAACACAAGTAATCAATCATTTGCAGGAAAATCTGATCTCAATGTCACCGTCGAGGTTGGTGTGAATATATAGtttctttgttgtttgttgAGGAAATCTATCATTTTCGTGGCCAAAT
This window contains:
- the LOC103401855 gene encoding biotin--protein ligase 2-like produces the protein MSFASTTSLGLSTVQSSLRNAVFSKKSNFSLPLPAAAALAMDCDPNCTLVLCGKSPAENEAAKALKNSNALKLPESTEFSIFLQSESERPVKEDAFGVDSFMSSLSTSRFGRFLLWSPRLPSTHDVVSKNFCELPVGAVCVADIQYKGRGRSKNVWESPEGCLLFSFTLQMEDGRVVPLIQYVVSLAVTEAIKDVCDKNGLPYVDVKIKWPNDLYLSGLKVGGILCTSTYKSKQFNVCAGIGLNVDNEKPTTCLNAFLRELSVTTYKFRREDVLAAFFNKFEMLYEVFINQGFQSLEEVYYRTWLHSGQRVIVQEKSEDQVVENVVTIQGLTSSGYLLAIGDDNQMCELHPDGNSFDFFKGLVRRKLD